The window CCGAGAAGTCGAGCTTACCCCGCCAGGCGTCTGTGATTGCCGGAGCGTCGAGCCCGTGCTGCACGGCGGCTCCATCGGTGGCGTCGAGGTGCGACGCGGCAGCTTCGTGCGCGGCCACGAGCCCGACGTGCTCGAACACGTCGCTTCGGATCGGCATGCCCGGGGACCACAGATCAAGGCAAACCCACGCCTTCTGCTCGCAGTTGGAAAAGGTCGGCGGCTCGTCGATCTGGCCGGGCAGTGGGTCGGCCGGGTCGACGCTTGACCAGGACGTGGCAAGCAGCATTCCGGCGCCGGCCGAAGGCATCGCCCAAAAGGCGACGGCGGCAGCGAGCCAAAGCGCGAGCCCAAGCGCGCGCCGTGGTCTTGACCCGTCCATTCCTCTCCCGGCTGCCCGTGCCCCGGAGGACTCATAAGGGTTTTGGCGCCGGGCTCGCGGGCGCCATAGAACTTTTCCGAACCGATTCACAAACGCGCGTCAAGGGCGTTTCAAGGGAAGATCCCTAGAGGAAGGAACTTCACGTCGGGAAGGCCAAGGACGTTCCAGCCGGTCGATTCCTGCGGCATCGCGTCCGTTGCCAGATTGCCGTTGCCGACTCCGGCCTCGATTCGAACCGCGGTTCCTTCGATCGGCCAGGATTCCACCGCTGTCAGGCAATAGTCCCCCGTGGAGCGCGATGCCACGACGTAGGATGTGCCGGAGGATACGAGGACCGGAGACACCTCGGTGTAGTTCCATACGCCGGCTTGGATCGTCGAAACCGCAGCCATGGCGAGCTCAGCGGCGTCGCTTTCGCGGTACAATCGCACGGTTCGTTCGCCCGGCGCGCAGCTTGAGCCAAGCCCGACGATGAATCCGTCGACCTTCGGGATGAAGCGGTAGCCCACGTTTGCGTCCACGAGGTGGCGGTGTTCGGCGAAGTCCCCGATTGCGGTCTTAAGCGGCGTCTGGACGATGGGGAGGTCGCCCAGCCCTTCGGCTGCATGGGCCGGCAGAAGAGGGACGAGCATCGGGGAGGCAATCGACGAGGCGAGCACCAAGGGAATCCAAGCGCGCAT of the Candidatus Thermoplasmatota archaeon genome contains:
- a CDS encoding DUF4082 domain-containing protein, with amino-acid sequence MRAWIPLVLASSIASPMLVPLLPAHAAEGLGDLPIVQTPLKTAIGDFAEHRHLVDANVGYRFIPKVDGFIVGLGSSCAPGERTVRLYRESDAAELAMAAVSTIQAGVWNYTEVSPVLVSSGTSYVVASRSTGDYCLTAVESWPIEGTAVRIEAGVGNGNLATDAMPQESTGWNVLGLPDVKFLPLGIFP